In Janthinobacterium rivuli, a single genomic region encodes these proteins:
- the trxB gene encoding thioredoxin-disulfide reductase has product MTTTKHARVLILGSGPAGYSAAVYAARANLNPMLVTGVEQGGQLMTTTDVENWPGDPMGVQGPDLMQRLLQHAERFNTEIVFDHIHTTFLNEKPIRLKGDSHEYTCDTLIIATGASAQYLGLPSEAEFMGKGVSACATCDGFFYRNQEVAVVGGGNTAVEEALYLSNIANKVTLIHRRDKFRAEAILIDRLNAKVAEGKIVLKYNHTLDEVTGNEGGVTGLNIKSTIDGKVEALSVHGVFIAIGHKPNTGIFEGQLDMHNGYIKTKTGLEGMATATSAPGVFAAGDVQDHIYRQAITSAGTGCMAALDAQRYLEGQE; this is encoded by the coding sequence ATGACCACTACCAAACACGCCCGCGTTTTGATCCTCGGCTCCGGCCCAGCCGGCTACAGCGCCGCCGTCTACGCCGCCCGCGCCAACCTGAACCCGATGCTGGTCACCGGCGTGGAACAGGGCGGCCAGTTGATGACCACCACCGACGTGGAAAACTGGCCAGGCGACCCGATGGGCGTGCAAGGCCCGGACCTGATGCAGCGCTTGCTGCAGCACGCCGAGCGTTTCAATACGGAAATCGTGTTTGACCACATCCACACTACTTTCCTCAATGAAAAGCCGATCCGCCTGAAGGGCGACAGCCACGAATACACGTGCGACACCTTGATCATCGCCACGGGCGCATCCGCGCAATACCTGGGCCTGCCATCGGAAGCGGAATTCATGGGCAAGGGCGTATCCGCCTGCGCCACCTGCGATGGCTTCTTCTACCGCAACCAGGAAGTGGCCGTCGTCGGCGGCGGCAACACGGCCGTCGAAGAAGCGCTGTACCTGTCGAACATCGCCAATAAAGTCACCCTGATCCACCGCCGCGACAAGTTCCGCGCGGAAGCGATTTTGATCGACCGCCTGAACGCCAAGGTTGCCGAGGGCAAGATTGTGTTGAAATATAACCACACTCTGGATGAAGTGACGGGCAACGAAGGCGGCGTGACGGGCCTGAACATCAAGTCGACCATCGACGGCAAGGTTGAAGCGCTCTCCGTGCACGGCGTGTTCATCGCCATCGGCCACAAGCCGAACACGGGCATCTTCGAAGGCCAGCTGGACATGCACAACGGCTACATCAAGACCAAGACGGGCCTGGAAGGCATGGCCACCGCCACCAGCGCACCGGGCGTGTTCGCCGCCGGCGACGTGCAAGACCATATCTACCGCCAGGCCATCACCAGCGCCGGCACGGGTTGCATGGCAGCACTGGATGCCCAGCGCTACCTGGAAGGCCAGGAGTAA
- a CDS encoding DNA translocase FtsK, protein MTKPAQANQNSYTRKPVERRPLPNRLVRLLSEARWFALAAFALYFVLILASFNKLDPGWSHATNVDKVANLGGKLGATFSDLLLYIFGFSAWWWCVWLLRTVWHGYRRLSKRFLLEEEEVEREHHVEMLIRIVGFSIMLIGSMGLEYLRMAKSLHVQLPRDPGGVLGQLVGHSAHVAFGFTGATLLLLLLFGLGFSLFFHVSWLQVAERIGGAIEDAFNWFVLRYQDREDRRQGEVAAVRRDEVVVIERAKHVEKHVAAPPVKIEPQVVTVVKSERVEKERQAHLFETPGDGKLPPLSLLDEAPPVVETVSVETLEFTSRLIEKKLSDFGVDAKVVAAYPGPVVTRYEIEPATGVKGSQIVGLARDLARSLSLTSIRVVETIPGKNYMALELPNSKRQIVRLTEILGSKVYNDGVSSLTIALGKDIAGKPVVADLAKMPHLLVAGTTGSGKSVGINATILSLLYKSDPLDVRLILIDPKMLEMSVYEGIPHLLAPVVTDMRQAGHALNWAVNEMERRYKLMSKMGVRNLAGYNAKIADAKKREEHIPNPFSLTPDSPEPLDKLPTIVIIIDELADLMMVVGKKVEELIARIAQKARAAGLHLILATQRPSVDVITGLIKANIPTRIAFQVSSKIDSRTILDQMGAETLLGMGDMLYMPPGTGLPMRVHGAFVSDEEVHRVVSHLKLQGEPNYIEGILEGGTLEGDGAEGGAPGEGGGEADALYDQAVAVVLKNRRASISLVQRHLRIGYNRAARLLEQMEQSGVVSTMQSNGNREILVPAASAEQG, encoded by the coding sequence ATGACTAAACCAGCCCAGGCCAATCAAAATAGCTACACCCGAAAACCGGTCGAACGCCGGCCCCTGCCCAACCGGCTGGTGCGGCTGCTGTCCGAAGCGCGCTGGTTCGCGCTGGCCGCGTTTGCCCTGTATTTCGTGCTGATACTGGCCAGCTTCAACAAGCTCGACCCTGGCTGGTCGCACGCCACCAACGTCGACAAGGTCGCCAACCTGGGCGGCAAGCTCGGTGCGACCTTCTCCGATCTGTTGCTGTATATCTTCGGTTTTTCCGCCTGGTGGTGGTGCGTGTGGCTGCTGCGCACGGTGTGGCATGGCTATCGCCGCCTGAGTAAGCGCTTCCTGCTGGAGGAGGAAGAGGTGGAGCGCGAGCACCACGTCGAGATGCTGATCCGCATCGTCGGCTTCTCCATCATGCTGATCGGCAGCATGGGCCTGGAATACCTGCGCATGGCGAAAAGCCTGCACGTGCAGCTGCCGCGCGATCCGGGCGGCGTGCTGGGCCAGTTGGTGGGCCATTCGGCCCACGTGGCCTTCGGCTTCACGGGCGCGACCTTGCTGCTGTTGCTGCTGTTCGGCCTGGGCTTTTCCCTGTTCTTCCATGTGTCGTGGTTGCAAGTGGCCGAGCGCATCGGCGGCGCCATCGAAGACGCCTTCAACTGGTTCGTGCTGCGCTACCAGGACCGCGAAGACCGCCGCCAGGGCGAAGTGGCTGCCGTGCGCCGCGACGAAGTCGTGGTCATCGAGCGGGCCAAGCATGTGGAAAAACATGTGGCCGCGCCGCCCGTCAAGATCGAGCCGCAAGTGGTCACTGTAGTGAAATCCGAGCGCGTGGAAAAGGAGCGCCAGGCGCATCTGTTTGAAACCCCCGGCGACGGCAAGCTGCCGCCGCTGTCCCTGCTCGATGAAGCGCCACCCGTGGTGGAAACGGTGTCCGTGGAAACCCTGGAATTCACGAGCCGCCTGATCGAAAAGAAATTATCGGACTTTGGCGTGGATGCCAAGGTAGTGGCCGCTTACCCCGGCCCTGTGGTGACGCGCTATGAAATCGAGCCGGCCACGGGCGTCAAAGGCAGCCAGATCGTCGGCCTGGCGCGCGACCTGGCCCGTTCACTGTCGCTGACTTCCATCCGTGTGGTGGAAACCATTCCCGGCAAGAATTACATGGCCTTGGAGCTGCCGAACAGCAAGCGCCAGATCGTGCGCCTGACGGAAATCCTCGGCTCCAAGGTCTACAACGATGGCGTATCCAGCCTGACGATTGCGCTGGGCAAGGATATTGCCGGCAAGCCCGTCGTGGCCGACCTGGCCAAGATGCCCCATTTGCTGGTGGCCGGTACTACCGGTTCCGGTAAATCCGTGGGCATCAATGCGACGATTTTGTCGCTGCTGTACAAATCCGACCCGCTCGACGTACGGCTGATTTTGATCGATCCGAAGATGCTGGAAATGTCCGTCTACGAAGGCATTCCCCACTTGCTGGCGCCCGTCGTGACCGACATGCGCCAGGCCGGCCACGCGCTGAACTGGGCCGTGAACGAGATGGAACGCCGCTACAAGCTGATGAGCAAGATGGGCGTGCGCAACCTGGCCGGCTACAACGCGAAGATTGCTGACGCGAAAAAGCGCGAAGAACACATCCCGAATCCGTTCAGCCTGACGCCGGATTCGCCCGAGCCGCTCGATAAACTGCCGACCATCGTCATCATCATCGACGAGCTGGCCGATTTGATGATGGTGGTGGGCAAAAAAGTCGAGGAATTGATCGCGCGTATCGCGCAAAAGGCGCGCGCCGCCGGTTTGCACTTGATTCTGGCCACGCAGCGCCCATCTGTAGACGTGATCACGGGCTTGATCAAGGCGAATATCCCGACGCGTATCGCCTTCCAGGTCTCGTCGAAGATCGACTCGCGCACCATTCTCGACCAGATGGGCGCGGAAACCCTGCTGGGCATGGGCGACATGCTGTACATGCCGCCCGGCACCGGTTTGCCGATGCGCGTGCACGGCGCGTTCGTGTCGGATGAAGAAGTGCACAGGGTCGTCAGCCATTTGAAGCTGCAGGGCGAACCGAATTACATCGAGGGCATCCTCGAAGGCGGCACCCTGGAAGGCGATGGCGCCGAAGGCGGTGCGCCGGGCGAGGGCGGCGGCGAGGCCGATGCCCTGTACGACCAGGCGGTGGCGGTGGTGCTGAAAAACCGCCGCGCCTCGATTTCGCTGGTGCAGCGTCATTTGCGCATCGGCTATAACCGCGCCGCCCGTCTGCTCGAGCAGATGGAGCAGAGCGGGGTGGTATCAACCATGCAATCCAATGGCAATCGGGAAATCCTGGTGCCGGCGGCAAGTGCCGAACAAGGGTAA
- the lolA gene encoding outer membrane lipoprotein chaperone LolA, which yields MMIGAASVACSLLFAASASASALEQFKSFAAGTKSAKGEFVQRQVKKADASGKAKVSTPASGTFEFARPGKFIWTYLKPYEQLLQADGDKLYIYDKDLSQVTVKKLGDALGSSPAAILFGSNDLEKNFTLAEAGTRDGLEWLKATPKAKDTTFDEITIGLRNGVPEAMELRDSFGQTSVLAFKNFQKNPALAANHFKFVMPKGADVINN from the coding sequence ATGATGATCGGCGCGGCCAGCGTTGCCTGCAGCCTGCTGTTCGCGGCCAGCGCCTCGGCCAGCGCGTTGGAACAGTTCAAGAGCTTTGCGGCCGGCACCAAGTCGGCCAAGGGCGAGTTCGTGCAGCGGCAAGTCAAGAAGGCTGACGCCAGCGGCAAGGCGAAAGTGTCGACACCGGCCAGTGGCACGTTCGAGTTTGCCCGTCCGGGCAAGTTCATCTGGACGTACTTGAAGCCGTACGAGCAGCTGCTGCAAGCCGATGGCGACAAACTGTATATCTACGACAAGGACCTGAGCCAGGTAACGGTCAAGAAACTGGGCGACGCGCTCGGTTCCTCGCCAGCAGCCATCCTGTTCGGCAGCAACGACCTGGAAAAGAATTTCACCCTGGCTGAAGCGGGCACGCGCGATGGCCTGGAATGGCTGAAAGCGACGCCGAAAGCCAAGGACACGACCTTCGACGAAATCACCATCGGCCTGCGCAATGGCGTGCCGGAAGCGATGGAATTGCGCGATTCGTTCGGGCAGACGTCGGTGCTGGCGTTCAAGAATTTCCAGAAGAATCCGGCGCTGGCCGCGAACCATTTCAAATTCGTGATGCCAAAAGGCGCGGACGTCATTAATAACTGA
- a CDS encoding replication-associated recombination protein A, with protein MADLFSTAPRQPLAEALRPATLNEVIGQTHLLGVGKPLRLAFEAGKAHSMILWGPPGVGKTTLARLMANAFDSEFIALSAVFAGVKDIRAAMDQARHSLDQFGKHTLLFVDEIHRFNKSQQDALLPFVESGLVTFIGATTENPSFEVNSALLSRAQVYVLKSLNEDEMKQLLAKAQSTALTHLSFDEAAADTLIGYADGDARRFLNLLEQAETAASSTGTTRIDAAFVDNALTLNSRRFDKGGDNFYDQISALHKSVRGSNPDAALYWFCRMIDGGADPRYLSRRIVRMAWEDIGLADPRALTMVNDAAETYERLGSPEGELALGQAVIYLAIAAKSNAGYNAFNTAMAFVKKDKSKEVPVHLRNAPTKLMKELGYGHAYRYAHDEPDAYAAGETYFPDGMAEPGWYQPVPRGLESKIADKLAWLRELDRKAGKG; from the coding sequence ATGGCGGATCTCTTTTCCACCGCACCGCGCCAGCCGCTGGCCGAAGCCTTGCGGCCGGCCACCCTCAACGAAGTCATCGGCCAAACGCACCTGCTGGGCGTGGGCAAGCCGCTGCGCCTCGCGTTCGAGGCGGGCAAGGCCCACTCGATGATCTTGTGGGGGCCGCCCGGCGTGGGCAAGACCACCCTGGCGCGCCTGATGGCGAATGCCTTCGACAGTGAATTCATCGCCTTGTCGGCAGTGTTTGCCGGTGTAAAAGATATCCGCGCAGCCATGGACCAGGCGCGTCACAGCCTGGACCAGTTCGGCAAGCACACCTTGCTGTTCGTCGACGAGATTCACAGGTTTAATAAATCGCAGCAGGACGCCTTGCTGCCCTTCGTTGAATCGGGCCTGGTGACGTTCATCGGCGCGACGACGGAAAACCCCAGCTTTGAAGTCAATTCGGCGCTGCTGTCGCGCGCGCAAGTGTATGTGTTGAAATCGCTCAACGAAGACGAGATGAAACAGTTGCTGGCCAAGGCGCAATCGACGGCCCTGACGCACTTGAGCTTTGATGAGGCGGCAGCCGATACTCTGATCGGCTATGCGGACGGCGATGCGCGGCGTTTCCTGAATTTGCTGGAACAGGCCGAGACGGCCGCCAGTTCGACGGGCACGACCAGGATCGACGCGGCCTTCGTCGATAATGCACTGACCTTGAATTCACGCCGTTTCGACAAGGGCGGCGACAATTTCTATGACCAGATTTCCGCGCTGCATAAATCCGTTCGGGGTTCGAACCCTGATGCGGCCCTGTACTGGTTTTGCCGCATGATCGACGGCGGCGCGGACCCGCGCTATCTGTCGCGGCGCATCGTGCGCATGGCCTGGGAAGATATCGGCCTGGCCGACCCCCGCGCCTTGACCATGGTCAATGACGCAGCGGAAACGTATGAGCGGCTCGGTTCGCCCGAAGGCGAGCTGGCGCTGGGCCAGGCCGTCATCTACCTGGCGATTGCCGCGAAAAGCAATGCCGGCTACAACGCCTTCAATACGGCCATGGCGTTTGTCAAGAAGGACAAGTCGAAGGAAGTGCCCGTGCACTTGCGCAATGCGCCGACGAAATTGATGAAGGAACTGGGCTACGGCCACGCTTACCGCTATGCGCACGACGAACCCGATGCGTATGCGGCTGGCGAAACCTACTTCCCGGACGGCATGGCGGAACCAGGCTGGTACCAGCCCGTGCCGCGCGGCCTGGAAAGTAAAATTGCCGATAAATTGGCCTGGCTGCGCGAGCTGGACAGGAAAGCAGGGAAGGGCTGA
- a CDS encoding NAD-dependent epimerase/dehydratase family protein, which yields MSQEPLRVLVTGAAGIIGTAFWKRRHGEFSLRLADLHTGKLAEAPCPSIELDVSDYAACLATCADIDVVLHLAGVPHAGADFDAQLLQPNIVGTHNIFRAAQAQGVKRVVFASSAQAIEGYPLDVQVQENMPARPANMYGASKAFGEGVASAFAHQHGMTAIAVRIANVANFAPGQEHSARDIAAFISERDVVQLLARCVTADVPAGYHVVHGVSDNRYKRLSIAATRQLVGYSPQDDGFTLLGL from the coding sequence ATGAGCCAAGAACCACTGCGCGTCCTCGTCACGGGCGCCGCCGGCATCATCGGCACCGCTTTCTGGAAGCGCCGGCACGGGGAATTCTCCCTGCGCCTGGCCGACCTGCACACAGGCAAGCTGGCCGAAGCGCCCTGCCCATCCATCGAGCTCGACGTCAGCGACTATGCGGCCTGCCTGGCCACCTGTGCCGATATCGATGTGGTGTTGCACCTGGCCGGCGTGCCGCACGCCGGCGCCGATTTCGATGCGCAATTGCTGCAGCCGAACATTGTCGGCACGCACAACATCTTCCGCGCGGCACAGGCGCAAGGCGTGAAAAGAGTGGTGTTTGCCAGCAGCGCGCAAGCCATCGAGGGCTATCCGCTGGACGTGCAAGTGCAGGAAAACATGCCGGCCCGTCCGGCGAACATGTATGGCGCCAGCAAGGCCTTCGGTGAAGGCGTCGCTTCTGCGTTCGCCCACCAGCATGGCATGACGGCAATCGCCGTGCGCATCGCCAACGTGGCCAACTTTGCGCCAGGGCAAGAGCACAGCGCGCGCGACATCGCCGCCTTCATCAGCGAGCGCGACGTGGTGCAGCTGCTGGCCCGATGCGTGACTGCTGACGTGCCGGCCGGCTACCATGTCGTGCATGGCGTGTCGGACAACCGCTACAAGCGCCTGTCGATTGCGGCGACGCGCCAGCTGGTCGGCTACTCTCCGCAAGACGACGGTTTTACCCTGCTGGGGCTATAA
- a CDS encoding DUF2917 domain-containing protein, translating to MHTDHELRSERPLRLEKAHARVIECLSGTAWITAYAQFEDCVLRSGERYTIPNDGLVLVEAVGSGHIRVHGTTTPRPTLLRWLHLALPHTLNTRNT from the coding sequence ATGCATACCGACCATGAATTACGCAGCGAACGGCCCTTGCGTCTGGAAAAAGCGCATGCCAGGGTCATCGAATGCCTGTCCGGCACGGCGTGGATCACGGCCTACGCCCAGTTCGAGGATTGCGTGCTGCGCAGCGGCGAACGCTATACGATACCGAATGACGGCCTGGTGCTGGTCGAAGCCGTAGGCAGCGGACACATCCGCGTGCATGGCACAACCACACCCCGGCCCACCCTGCTGCGCTGGCTGCACCTGGCACTGCCTCACACACTGAATACAAGGAATACATGA
- a CDS encoding PLP-dependent aminotransferase family protein — protein sequence MSAHLNLYEHLANELGALIDSRVFAPGDRLPSIRHLAQQKRISISTVMQALRLMEDRGQVDARPQSGYFVRHRAPRRPCSADAQHLKEPAFVGINNLLMRVLKDNETANIVQLGTAWPPDEILPIKRMQRTISAVARREPALLSKVSCYDVSEGNFLRQVTRRALDWGKLDPHEIVVTNSCTEAISLCLRAVARPGDTIAIESATYFVLLQMIESLGMKALEIPTDPKTGPSLDALELALRAGLVQACLFVPNANNPLGCVMPEENKKRLAGLLSEFNIPLVEDDVYGDLCFAPQRPWPVKAYDTSGNVLLCSSFSKAITPASRVGYVLAGRFAQEVALLKTVSSGATSHFFQAVLADFLEGSSYDQQLRKMRRTLVQRIARMSDAVAASFPADCMLSEPQGGFVLWVQMPPQVDALALHGPAIADGVAYMPGQLFSASGKFGNYLRLNCGNAWTPRIEQAISRLGRLVKDAL from the coding sequence ATGAGCGCGCATTTGAATCTGTACGAGCACCTGGCCAACGAGCTGGGCGCGCTGATCGACTCGCGCGTGTTTGCGCCCGGCGACCGCCTGCCGTCGATCCGCCACCTGGCGCAGCAAAAGCGCATCTCCATCAGCACCGTGATGCAAGCCTTGCGCCTGATGGAAGACCGGGGGCAAGTCGATGCGCGGCCACAGTCCGGCTATTTCGTGCGCCACCGCGCGCCGCGCCGCCCGTGCAGCGCGGACGCGCAGCACTTGAAGGAGCCGGCCTTTGTTGGCATCAACAATCTGTTGATGCGCGTGCTGAAGGACAACGAGACGGCGAATATCGTGCAGCTGGGCACGGCCTGGCCGCCCGACGAGATCCTGCCGATCAAGCGCATGCAGCGCACCATCAGCGCCGTGGCGCGGCGCGAACCCGCGTTATTGAGCAAGGTCAGCTGTTACGACGTCAGCGAAGGCAATTTTTTGCGCCAGGTGACGCGCCGCGCGCTGGACTGGGGCAAGCTCGATCCGCACGAGATCGTCGTGACGAATTCCTGCACGGAAGCGATCAGCCTGTGCCTGCGCGCCGTCGCCAGGCCGGGAGACACCATCGCCATCGAGTCGGCCACGTATTTCGTGCTGCTGCAGATGATCGAAAGCCTGGGCATGAAGGCGCTGGAAATTCCCACCGACCCGAAGACGGGGCCGTCGCTCGACGCGCTGGAACTGGCCTTGCGCGCCGGCCTCGTGCAAGCCTGCCTGTTCGTGCCGAACGCAAATAATCCTTTGGGTTGCGTCATGCCGGAGGAAAACAAGAAGCGGCTGGCGGGGTTGCTGTCTGAATTCAATATTCCATTGGTGGAAGACGATGTCTATGGCGACCTGTGCTTTGCCCCGCAGCGGCCGTGGCCCGTGAAAGCCTACGATACGAGCGGCAATGTGTTGCTGTGCTCCTCGTTTTCCAAGGCGATTACCCCTGCGTCGCGCGTCGGTTACGTGCTGGCCGGGCGTTTCGCGCAGGAAGTGGCCTTGCTGAAAACCGTGTCGAGCGGCGCCACCAGCCATTTCTTCCAGGCCGTGCTGGCCGATTTTCTGGAAGGCAGCAGCTACGACCAGCAGCTGCGCAAGATGCGGCGCACCTTGGTGCAGCGTATCGCGCGCATGTCCGACGCCGTGGCGGCCAGCTTTCCGGCAGACTGCATGCTGTCCGAGCCGCAGGGCGGTTTCGTGCTGTGGGTGCAGATGCCGCCGCAAGTCGATGCGCTGGCCTTGCATGGCCCGGCCATCGCGGACGGCGTGGCGTATATGCCGGGCCAGCTGTTCTCGGCCTCGGGCAAGTTTGGCAATTATCTGCGCCTCAATTGCGGCAATGCATGGACGCCGCGCATCGAGCAGGCTATCAGCCGGTTAGGGCGTCTGGTCAAGGACGCCTTGTAG
- the serS gene encoding serine--tRNA ligase — MIDIQLLRKDIATVAERLATRKFQLDVAGFTALEAERKAIQTRTEELQGKRNALSKQIGMLKGKGEDTSAVMAQVAGLGDELKADETALTLVQAKLSDFIMAVPNLPHESSPLGTDESGNVEVRKVGTPRTFDFEVKDHVDVGAPLGLDFEVATKLTGSRFSVMKGGIARLHRALAQFMLNTHVDEHGYTECYTPYMVNADSLRGTGQLPKFEADLFSVKKGGAEGEGETFYLIPTSEVSLTNIARDEILALDQLPLKMTAHTPCFRSEAGSYGRDTRGMIRQHQFDKVEMVQVVHPDTSYQVLDEMVGHAEAILQRLGLPYRVMSLCTGDMGFGATKTFDLEVWLPAQNTYREISSLSNCEAFQARRMQARFRNAAGKPELAHTLNGSGLAVGRTLVAVLENYQQADGSVEIPPVLRPYMGGLTHLTA, encoded by the coding sequence ATGATAGATATCCAACTTCTCCGTAAAGACATCGCCACCGTCGCAGAACGCCTGGCGACGCGCAAATTCCAGCTCGACGTGGCAGGTTTTACCGCCCTCGAAGCCGAACGCAAGGCGATCCAGACGCGCACCGAAGAGCTGCAGGGCAAGCGCAATGCGCTGTCCAAGCAAATCGGCATGCTGAAAGGCAAGGGGGAAGACACCTCGGCCGTGATGGCGCAAGTGGCTGGCCTGGGCGATGAACTGAAAGCCGATGAAACGGCCCTGACCCTGGTGCAAGCCAAGCTGAGCGATTTCATCATGGCCGTGCCGAACCTGCCGCATGAATCGTCGCCCCTGGGTACGGACGAGTCGGGCAATGTGGAAGTGCGCAAGGTCGGCACGCCACGCACGTTCGACTTTGAAGTCAAGGATCACGTCGACGTGGGCGCCCCGCTGGGCCTCGATTTCGAAGTGGCCACCAAGCTGACCGGTTCGCGCTTCTCCGTCATGAAGGGCGGCATCGCCCGCCTGCACCGCGCGCTGGCGCAATTCATGCTCAACACCCACGTGGACGAGCATGGCTACACGGAATGCTATACGCCGTACATGGTCAACGCCGATTCGCTGCGCGGCACGGGCCAGCTGCCGAAATTCGAAGCCGACCTGTTCTCGGTGAAAAAAGGCGGCGCGGAAGGCGAGGGCGAGACCTTCTACCTGATCCCTACCTCGGAAGTGTCGCTGACCAACATCGCGCGCGATGAAATCCTCGCGCTCGATCAACTGCCCCTGAAAATGACGGCCCATACGCCATGCTTCCGCTCGGAAGCGGGCAGCTATGGCCGCGACACGCGCGGCATGATCCGCCAGCACCAGTTCGATAAAGTCGAAATGGTGCAAGTGGTGCATCCGGACACCTCGTACCAGGTGCTGGACGAGATGGTCGGCCATGCGGAAGCCATCTTGCAACGCCTGGGCCTGCCATACCGCGTGATGTCGCTGTGCACGGGCGACATGGGTTTCGGCGCCACCAAGACCTTCGACCTGGAAGTGTGGCTGCCGGCGCAAAACACCTACCGCGAGATTTCGTCGCTGTCGAACTGCGAAGCCTTCCAGGCCCGCCGCATGCAAGCGCGTTTCCGCAACGCCGCCGGCAAGCCGGAACTGGCGCACACCCTGAACGGCTCCGGCCTGGCAGTGGGCCGCACCCTGGTGGCCGTGCTGGAAAACTACCAGCAAGCAGACGGCAGCGTCGAGATCCCGCCAGTGCTGCGCCCGTACATGGGCGGCCTGACGCATCTGACGGCTTAA